From Agelaius phoeniceus isolate bAgePho1 chromosome 19, bAgePho1.hap1, whole genome shotgun sequence, a single genomic window includes:
- the NDEL1 gene encoding nuclear distribution protein nudE-like 1 isoform X2 has product MESLGSLLKVVLIMDSEEIPTFSSPKEETAYWKELSLKYKQSFQEAREELAEFQEGSRELEAELEAQLVQAEQRNRDLQADNQRLKYEVETLKEKLEHQYAQSYKQVSLLEDDLSQTRAIKDQLHKYVRELEQANDDLERAKRATIVSLEDFEQRLNQAIERNAFLESELDDKESLLVSVQRLKDEARDLRQELAVRERQQEVTRKSAPSSPTLDCEKMDSAVQASLSLPATPVGKGSENSFPSPKAIPNGFGTSPLTPSARISALNIVGDLLRKVGALESKLAACRNFAKDQASRKSYISGNVSSAVLSSNGTKYPHPGHTSFFDKGAVNGFDQGPPGLGGSRPSSAPGMLPLSV; this is encoded by the exons ATGGAGAGCCTGGGGAGCTTGCTTAAG GTCGTGTTGATCATGGACAGTGAAGAAATCCCTACTTTTTCGAGTCCAAAGGAGGAAACTGCCTATTGGAAAGAGCTTTCCTTGAAGTACAAGCAAAG cttccaggaggctCGTGAAGAGCTGGCTGAGTTCCAGGAGGGAAGCAGGGAATTAGAAGCTGAGTTAGAGGCACAGCTCGTGCAAGCTGAGCAGAGGAACAGAGACTTGCAAGCAGATAACCAAAGACTGAAATATGAAGTGGAAACATTAAAG GAGAAACTGGAGCACCAGTATGCCCAGAGTTACAAGCAGGTGTCGTTGTTGGAGGATGACCTGAGCCAGACCAGGGCCATCAAAGACCAGCTGCACAAATATgtgagggagctggagcaggccaACGATGACCTGGAACGTGCCAAGAG GGCAACAATAGTTTCATTGGAGGACTTTGAACAAAGGCTGAACCAAGCTATTGagagaaatgcatttttagaaAGTGAACTGGATGACAAGGAGTCATTGCTGGTCTCTGTGCAGAGATTAAAGGATGAAGCAAGAG ACCTGCGgcaggagctggctgtgagggaaaggcagcaggaggTGACACGGAAATCAGCACCCAGCTCCCCCACTCTGGACTGTGAGAAGATGGACTCAGCTGTCCAGGCCTCTCTCTCCTTGCCAGCCACACCTGTTGGAAAAGGATCAGAAAATAGTTTTCCCTCCCCAAAAG CTATACCAAATGGGTTTGGAACCAGCCCACTCACTCCTTCAGCTCGAATATCTGCACTCAACATCGTGGGAGATCTGCTACGCAAAGTGGGG GCCTTAGAATCCAAATTAGCTGCTTGCAGGAACTTTGCAAAGGACCAGGCATCACGGAAATCCTACATTTCAGGGAACGTCAGCAGCGCCGTGCTGAGCAGCAACGGCACCAAGTACCCACACCCAGGGCACACGTCCTTCTTTGACAAGGG GGCCGTGAATGGCTTTGACCAAGGGCCCCCCGGCCTGGGGGGCTCCCGCCCGTCCTCGGCGCCGGGAATGCTCCCCCTGAGCGTATGA
- the NDEL1 gene encoding nuclear distribution protein nudE-like 1 isoform X1: MDSEEIPTFSSPKEETAYWKELSLKYKQSFQEAREELAEFQEGSRELEAELEAQLVQAEQRNRDLQADNQRLKYEVETLKEKLEHQYAQSYKQVSLLEDDLSQTRAIKDQLHKYVRELEQANDDLERAKRATIVSLEDFEQRLNQAIERNAFLESELDDKESLLVSVQRLKDEARDLRQELAVRERQQEVTRKSAPSSPTLDCEKMDSAVQASLSLPATPVGKGSENSFPSPKAIPNGFGTSPLTPSARISALNIVGDLLRKVGALESKLAACRNFAKDQASRKSYISGNVSSAVLSSNGTKYPHPGHTSFFDKGAVNGFDQGPPGLGGSRPSSAPGMLPLSV, from the exons ATGGACAGTGAAGAAATCCCTACTTTTTCGAGTCCAAAGGAGGAAACTGCCTATTGGAAAGAGCTTTCCTTGAAGTACAAGCAAAG cttccaggaggctCGTGAAGAGCTGGCTGAGTTCCAGGAGGGAAGCAGGGAATTAGAAGCTGAGTTAGAGGCACAGCTCGTGCAAGCTGAGCAGAGGAACAGAGACTTGCAAGCAGATAACCAAAGACTGAAATATGAAGTGGAAACATTAAAG GAGAAACTGGAGCACCAGTATGCCCAGAGTTACAAGCAGGTGTCGTTGTTGGAGGATGACCTGAGCCAGACCAGGGCCATCAAAGACCAGCTGCACAAATATgtgagggagctggagcaggccaACGATGACCTGGAACGTGCCAAGAG GGCAACAATAGTTTCATTGGAGGACTTTGAACAAAGGCTGAACCAAGCTATTGagagaaatgcatttttagaaAGTGAACTGGATGACAAGGAGTCATTGCTGGTCTCTGTGCAGAGATTAAAGGATGAAGCAAGAG ACCTGCGgcaggagctggctgtgagggaaaggcagcaggaggTGACACGGAAATCAGCACCCAGCTCCCCCACTCTGGACTGTGAGAAGATGGACTCAGCTGTCCAGGCCTCTCTCTCCTTGCCAGCCACACCTGTTGGAAAAGGATCAGAAAATAGTTTTCCCTCCCCAAAAG CTATACCAAATGGGTTTGGAACCAGCCCACTCACTCCTTCAGCTCGAATATCTGCACTCAACATCGTGGGAGATCTGCTACGCAAAGTGGGG GCCTTAGAATCCAAATTAGCTGCTTGCAGGAACTTTGCAAAGGACCAGGCATCACGGAAATCCTACATTTCAGGGAACGTCAGCAGCGCCGTGCTGAGCAGCAACGGCACCAAGTACCCACACCCAGGGCACACGTCCTTCTTTGACAAGGG GGCCGTGAATGGCTTTGACCAAGGGCCCCCCGGCCTGGGGGGCTCCCGCCCGTCCTCGGCGCCGGGAATGCTCCCCCTGAGCGTATGA
- the RNF222 gene encoding RING finger protein 222: MSEPLPSNEAAPAECPVCYERFQPLEATHRRLSCGHTFCHDCLVKCLLSAKLGGHVQSSIVCPVCRFVTFLSRKKVLWLPRATDPRVLQVSLSPSSLSQLAKSEPPNTLVVPSHFVLPEQSLGRVAPGAGLAREAHIFVISDHGMPLLAAQRCASGLPGSSGGDAASAGSGSGSGSGSSSLALGLQCCQSPMALAVMLVLTVAMLAAVLPWLLLVRRDL; the protein is encoded by the exons atgtCCGAGCCCCTCCCCAGCAATGAGGCTGCCCCGGCCGAGTGCCCCGTGTGCTACGAGCGGTTCCAGCCCCTGGAGGCCACGCACCGCCGGCTCAGCTGCGGCCACACCTTCTGCCACGACTGCCTGGTGAAGTGCCTGCTGTCGGCCAAGCTGGGCGGGCACGTCCAGAGCAGCATCGTGTGCCCCGTGTGCCGCTTCGTCACCTTCCTCAGCAGGAAGAAGGTTCTGTGGCTGCCCAGGGCCACCGACCCCCgcgtgctgcag gtgtccctgtccccatcctccctgtcccagctggccAAGAGCGAGCCCCCCAACACGCTGGTGGTCCCCAGCCACTTCGTGCTGccggagcagagcctggggcgGGTTGCCCCCGGAGCGGGGCTGGCACGGGAGGCTCACATCTTTGTCATCAGCGATCACGGCATGCCCCTGCTGGCCGCCCAGCGCTGCGCCTCGGGGCTGCCCGGCAGCTCCGGGGGGGACGCGGCCAGCGCAGGCTCGGGCTCGGGCTCGGGCTCGGGCTCGTCCAGCCTggcgctggggctgcagtgctgccagtCCCCCATGGCCCTGGCCGTGATGCTGGTGCTGACCGTGGCCATGCTGGCCGCcgtgctgccctggctgctgctggtcaGGAGGGACTTGTAG